The Pollutimonas sp. M17 sequence CCTTCCGTCGTCACTTCGCGTACGCCAGTCATCTTGCCGTCATAAGTGGCTAACGCACCAAGCTTTACATAGGTGCCGCCGCTGCCCGAAAGGGTCACACCAAGGTCATCGACGATATTGCCGGCCGTCACGGAGCCATCTTGCAGGTCAAGGTTGACCTTGCTGTTCCCACTGTCGCCGCTACGGTTGACTTGCAGCAATGTGCCGTTGTTTTCGACCAGCTTGGCGCCGTCGCCAACGACGATGTTTTGAGTCTGATGGCCTCGATCCAGGTTCGATACAAAGCTGGCGCCCGTTGTGCTTATCGTACTGTGGGTCAGATATACATTGGCGCTGTTCTCCAGCTTGATGCCGGCCGATTGCTTGCCAGTGGCGGTCAAGTCGCTTCCGCTGATATGAAGCTCGGAAACTTCACGATTGCGCCGGGATTTTTCAGACGTCACAACAGCCACGGCGGATCCCTTGCCCTCTACATTCACCGTGCTGTTGTTCAGAATAACCTTGCCGCCATCCTGAGACACCACAGCATGGCTGCCCCGGCCAGTTGCGCTGACAGTGGAATCCTCTACCGAGACTTCACTACGTTTTCCGTTTGCCTTGACAGCCACGGCGTTGTTGCCGGTTGCCGACACAGTGGAATCGTTCACTTCAACCTGCGAGGACGAAACATGCCTGTTTCTACCATGCTTGCCGCTCCTGTCCTCCTGTTGGGCGAGCACCGCTATGGAGCTCGACCCGGAAGAGCTGATCTGCGCTCTTTCGATCTGTATGTCTCCACCTGCGGCCAGGGCGCCCACGCTTTTATCACCAAGGGCTGCAACCTCGCCACCTATCAGAATGACTTCGGCGCCACGGGTTGCGGCTACACCCACCGCGGGTTTAGAGGCGGAATGCGATCTATGTGTTTTTTCGCCGCTGCCGGCGACGATCTCGCTGCCGATACTGATAACGGAAGTGCCTTTGCCATCCGCCTGCACACCCACGCTCTTGGCATTCAGACGAGAGCCCAGCAGATAGGCCCGGCCAGCGTCCTGCACATCGACAGCGACCCCGCTCCTGCCATTGGCGGTCAAATCAGCGTCAATCACCGCCGCAACGCTACCACGATCCTCAACCGATAAGGCAACGCCATTCGAACCGGTAGCGGCAATGGAACCGCCTATGACACCGACGCGAGCGCCCTTGTTGACGGCAATGCCCTTATCTCTTCCCTGAACCTCGCTGTTGATCAAAAGAGCGCGTGCGCCTTTGCTCACTTGCACGCCGGTGGAATCATCCCCGGTGGCTTCGATGGTTGTGCCAACAACGGACAGCGAGGAATCATTGCCGCTGACGGACGCACCCGTTGCTCGATCCCCATAGGCTTGAACGTCACTGCCAATGAGTTGCGCTTTTCCTTTGCTCCGAACTTCAACCCCAAGTCCCTTTGCCATGACCGTCGAATTGGCAATCAGAGCTTGGGCGCCGTCTTCGACAAGGATCGCCCGGCCATTGCGGCCACTGCTTTTCAAGCTGGAGCCCAAGACGATGGCTTGACTGCCCCTTCCATCGACGTTCAGCGCCACTCCATTGTTCCCGCTCGCTGATACCTTGCTGCCCACCAGGAACGCCTTGCCGCCGTCTTCCACATCCAGCCCGATAGCGTTATTGCCTTTGGTAGAAACGTCGACGGACTTGCCGATCACCACTGAGCGCTTGCTGGATACGCTTACTCCATTTGCAGAATGCCCACGTGTTTGCACACTGGACTTGTCAATGGTGGCAAGCCCTCCTTTGCTCACGCTGACCCCATCGGCGCCATCGCCACGAGTGGATATGCGAGTCCTGTCGACAATGGCAGTGGAACCATGGCCGGACACCTTTATGCCGTCGGAGTATCGGCCATCGCTCGTGATTTCCGCCCTGCGTAGAGTAACCTCCCCGCCATCGAGCGCCTGGACGACATCGCTTCGCGAGCCCCGGGTGCGCAGCTCGGTGCCATCGACATGAATTTTTCCGCCCTGCTTATTGGCCTGCAAAGCCGGCGAGTTGGCATTATTGGTCGTAATTTTACCGTTCTCGAGCGTCACAATACTGTCGCGGCGATGATGTCCGCGATCACGGTCCCCAGTGGCGCTGACAGCAGGGCCTTGCCCGTATTTGTGGCCGCTGGCCTCGATATCGGCGCCCTTCAGCTTGATCTTGCCCCCGCTGTTCGCGTTGACGAGGTTGCCCGCCTGGCCTTGTATGCTGGTCTTGAATCCGCTGATTTCACCGCCACGCTTGGCCTCGAGGTACTTATAGGAAGTACCGTGCTTGAGCTTGACATCGTCCTTACCGCTGGCCACCACGACTTTGTTCGGGCCCGGGCCTGCGGCATATGCTGGGGAAAACACGACTAGCAATGCCGCTGTGAGCGCCGAGAGGGCGATTGCGGGTCTGGATATATTGAGGCCTGACATCAAGAACTCCCCTGTGCTTACGCACGTTTTGGTTTTTTAATCAACGATTGTGTTTAAAATGGCAACAGCGTAGGTTAAATACTTAAATTTATTCTTTTAAATCAATATATTGTTTCAACAATCTTGATTCATCCTGTTGCAGTCCATTTAAATTATATACACAAGTGTGTTAAAACGGGAGGATGTTGCACGTCAACCACGGGACAGTGGGGAACAGAATGACAAGGCTATTCAAACTGCTTGCGAAACGAACTCTTCAATGCAAGAGGCGGCAAAGAATCACGAGACGAAGAAAGATTGGATGCTTACACCATACGCATTTGCCAGCTTAACGGCGCGTTCCAATGGCATGGAAGTCGTTTATCTTGCGCACAGCCCGCAGCACATAGCTCAATATGCCGATGAACTTCGAGCTTTCGGTTTTAATGTGCTGATTTGCTCCAGCATAGCTGCCGTGCGTTCCTGCTTGGCTGCAAGCGCAGCACCATTGATTGTTTTACAGGCAACCCCGGCCACCGTTCATCTCGCCGTTGCTCAACTTCGTGTGGCCTTTTGCCGCGCCAGCATAGTAGTCATCACAGATTTCCCAGACCGACTGTCAAGAGCGGGCGCGCTGTTGTCCGGTGCGGATGCATGTGTGGATGCTGCACCTGATTCCCTTGAGTTGATCGCTGCGCTTTTGGCCTCGCTGCGTCGCCTGAGGGTTGAAGGAAAACACCGAAAAGTGGAGAATATTTTTCACAAAGAGGCTGATGTCGATCCTGGTGAAAGAGCGACGGCATATAAAGCCGTATGTGAGACCAACCCCCAAGGCGAATGGAGTTTGGAGAATGACGGCTGGATCCTAGAGGCTCCGAATGGGGCCAGGATGGAACTGAACCACTCAGAGCGGAACATAATGCTTCGGTTTTTCAGCCATCCGAAAGAACCTCTGACCCGTGCAAGCCAGGATGCTTTATACAACCCGGAAGGTGGTAGAGTTACCCGTAGCCTCGATGTCGCTATCAGCAGGCTGAGAAAAAAGGCTGCTGCGCATGCAATCCGGCTGCCCATACGTAGTATTAGAGGGGAAGGCTATGTTTTCGCTGCCGGCGAGCTGCTGAACAACAATGATGACGCCCAAGCTTGAAGAGTCGGTTTCTGCTCGATCCAATTACCTGAACAAACAAGCGAATGCATGAATGTTGCACCGCCTATGCAGATACTCTTTGGCATCCTATCGATTCATTTTTCCGGGTGCTTTACCGAAAGCTGGTCCGCCAGGATTTCGATCTTGGTATTCAGCAAGTTCATCGACTCGACGCATAGCGAGATTAAGTCATCAGCATGCATATGGCTGATCAATGTATCCCCATTGCTCCCCTCCTCGGTCAAACCATGGTTACGCACCACATTCAGGAGCGACGCCACACCACAAGCTATGGTTCGTGACGATTCGAGTGCGGACAATAATGGTATTGCATCGATCTCGTGCCGTTCTGCCGCTTCGTATATCGTCCTGTCAAATCGCAGGGTATAAAAATAAGGTAAGTGCTTCTGACGTTCCATTTTTTATCAAGAGGTGATGAGCTTCGTGACATTTTTGTATGATGAATTCATTGCCAGCTGCAATGCGACCTCAGCTGCCACACGGTTTGCATACCCCACCCATGAAACTGGATAGAGAAGGATGAGGATAGGCGTTGCTATCGTCGGGATATGATATTAACCGCAAAAAAGTAAAAAACAAACACAGTTGTGTTTATTTTTTACTTTGTCTTCTGCTCTTCATCATCAGTCGCGTCTAAGAATCGGCAGGATTTTCGGTTCAGGCGCCAGGGCTTCTTCAATGGGCTCCATCGGTCGGCAACGATGGGCTCGATAGGAAATAATAGGCAACGCTGGCTTTACCGCCGCCACGTCTCTTTTGTGGTTTAGACGTATCGCAGTTAACCGTTCTTGCCATTTATGGCGAAGCCGTCTCCCATGCGAAAATAAACAACCAATCGATGTGGCTGAAGCTTTCTGGATTTCAGTTAGTCGACATGGTCGCACCGGCATGCGCCGCTACTATGCAAGGCGTGAACGAATAAATGTTTCGACTATGGAGTTGAGGATGCGTTTCTCGCCAGGGGAAAGCGCCAGGAAGTCGTCGAAGCTCACGCCATGAAAAGGCCAAGCGGTTTGAGCATCGTGCTTTTTTGCCCCCGCATCTTTGCTTAGGCTTTCTTTGCCAGGCTCCCTCGCTGACTCCTTTCCCTGCCTGAGCCACTCTGGCGTTACTTTCAATGCGTGAGCCAGCTTGATGAGAGCTACGCTCGTGGGTTCCGTACGCTGTCCGCTTTCATAATTACCTATAGCACTTTGCGTTAATCCACTGGCTAATGCAAGTTCTTTTTGCGTCCAGCCATAGCGCATTCTGACTTCACGCACTCGTTGGCCAAATGTTGTCATTCTTCTTATGATTTCCTATCCATGATGTTAAGCATCGGAAAAATGCTATGCGTTGCCACCAATGAATTAAGCAGATATTCTGAGTACATGCTGTTACACTTATACTGTCGGGTCGATTAGCCGTTGCGGCTGAAAGCTTATCCTATATGCTTCATCACGGACTACAAATATGTAAATTTGTGTTACAATCATTCGGGTGATAAAGCTTAAGCAAACCCTTCTTGACGGATTCAAGTCCATTTGTTTAGAGGCCGTTACTTCAATAGAAACATGAATTCACGGACCGGTAATGTGCAAGAGGCGCGAGCCAAGGCTTGGCATTGCTAATGACAAAGCCAAACCCACCGGAGAATTTTATACATAAAAATTAACCGCAGCTTTTATGATAAAGGAATATCGTGCTTCTAAATTGCCGAATTCTCCGAAGAAATGCGGCTTACTACTTGCCATGGAAAGCCGCTGACACCTAGAAGAGGAAAACGCGGCGAGTTTATTTAGCCTCCATGATGAATCTGGGAACACCATCAAGCATGGCGGTAAAGCGAAAATGCGACGCCGCATGCTGTTTTTTGAGCGCCAACATTTAAACACACATGTGTTTAAATGTTGGCGCTCAAAACGCACTGAATTCGCTTTTGAGGCAATGGTTGCTCACGCATAACATTCGTCGACAGAGCCATAGGCGCTGAGGTTCGCAGTTGCAACCGGCGCGTCGGCTCCACACCAATACTTTAGGAATGTTGGGAATTACCGCATGCGGGTCTTGGCCCAGTGCGGTTGGAATGGTGTAATTAACCGAGTTTGATGAATGCCCTGATCCCCCGATTATGGGGAAGAGCCGGAAGAGCCAGAGAGAGGCTTGATGCAAGTTTTGGTCGGGGCGACATGATTCGAACATGCGACTCCTGCGTCCCGAACGCAGTACTCTACCAGGCTGAGCTACGCCCCGATTACTCGTGAAGCTTGCCGCCGGACTTCAAACAACAAAAAACCGGCAACAACGGGATTGACTACCTACTACCTATCGCGTTCTACCGCGAAAGAACAAAATTCTAACAAAGAATCGCGATGAACGGAAACGGGGAAGCCGGCCAGGGCTTCCCGGGCCAGTCCGGCCTCGGCGGTGGCCGCCTGGCGGGTGTAGTCCAGCGCCTTGGTGTCCTGTATGGCGCGCGCCACGGCGGCGAAGTCGGCGTCGCCGGTGCGTATGGCGTCCTGGATCAGTTTTTTCTGTTCGGCGCTGCCCACTTCCATTACACGGATGAGCGGCATGGTCGGCTTGCCTTCGCGCAAGTCGTCACCTACGTTCTTGCCCAGCGCGTCGGCGTCGCCGCTGTAGTCCAGGACATCGTCGATCAACTGGAAGGCCGTGCCGATATGCCGGCCGTAGGCGGCGGCGGCCGCTTCCTGTTCCGGCGTGGCGCCGCCTACGATGGCGCCCACCTGGGCAGCCGCCTCGAACAGCTTGGCGGTCTTGTAGCGCACCACCTGCAGATAGCGGTCCAGCGAAACGTCGGGATCGTGGACGTTGAGCAGTTGCAGCACTTCGCCTTCGGCAATGACCGTGGTGGCGGCCGACAGGACTGACATGGCGGGCATGGAGTCCGATTCGACCATCATCTCGAACGAGCGCGAATACAGATAATCCCCCACGAGCACGCTGGCCGCATTGCCGAACACGGCATTGGCCGTGCTGCGGCCGCGCCGCAGGTCGGACTCATCGACGACGTCGTCGTGCAGCAAGGTGGCGGTGTGTATGAACTCGACCACGGCGGCCAGAAGATGATGCTTGCTTCCCGAGTAGCCCAGGGCATTGGCCACCATCAGCACCATGGCGGGCCGCATCCGCTTTCCGCCCGCCCCCACTATGTAGTCGCCTATGGTACGGATCAGGACGACGTCTGAATCGAGGCGCGCGCGTATTACCGCATCGACTGCCTTCATATCGTCTTCAATGGGGGCAATTAACTCGGGGAGATTCAAAGCGTGGTCCGGGTTCAAAGTTAGTATCGACACGATCTTTCGGATCAAGGCTAGGATTATACGTGACCCTCCGGCGGCCGGCCTTCGGTAAATTGGCGATAATGTGGGTTTTTCCCGCGATTTGTTCCTGGAGATTTTTGTGACTGCCAACGACTTGAGTACGCTGATTGGCCGCGCCGAACGTGTTCTGGCGCAGTTGGAAGCGTGGCTGCCCCCCGCCCCACCCGACATCGACTGGACGGCGCACGCCTTCCGCTGGCGCAAACGGGGCGCGCGGGGATGGCTGGATGCGGTCCAGAACGTTTCCAGCATCGATATGCGGGATCTTCAGCACATAGAGCGGCAGAAGTCCATCATCGACCGCAACACGCAGCACTTCCTGCACAAGAAGCCGGCCAACAACGTATTGATGACGGGCGCGCGCGGAACCGGGAAGAGCTCCCTGGTCAAGGCCATGCTGGCCGCTTATGGGGACCAGGGCCTGCGCCTTATCGAGGTCGACAAGGCCGACATGGGCGATCTGGGCGACATCGTCGATCTGGTCAGCGGGCGGCCCGAACGCTTCATCATTTTCTGCGACGATCTGTCCTTCGAGGAAGGCGAACCCGGCTACAAGGCCTTGAAGTCGGTGCTGGATGGCTCGGTCAGCGCTTCCGGCGACAATGTCCTCATCTACGCCACGTCGAACCGCCGGCATCTGATGCCGGAATACATGAGCGAAAATCTAAGTGCCAAGCACCAATCCGACGGCGAGATCCATCCCGGCGAGACCGTGGAGGAAAAGATTTCCCTGTCGGAGCGCTTCGGCCTGTGGCTGTCGTTCTACCCCTTCAAGCAGGACGACTACCTGGATATCGTGAATTACTGGCTGGCCGAGCATGGCTGTTCGCAGGCGGATATCGAGGCCTCGCGCACGGAAGCGCTGCAATGGGCGCTTGAACGCGGCTCGCGCTCGGGGCGGGTGGCACGCCAGTTCGCGCGCGACTGGGCGGCAAGGCATGTCTGAAAACATTCCAGAGGCGCCTGCCGCCCCCGCCTCCGCGGACAAGCCTTTCATCAAGGTGGCGGCAGGCCTGATCCTGCGGCCCGACGGCCAGTTGCTGTTGGCCCAGCGGCCCAGCGACAAGCCTTGGGCGGGGTGGTGGGAATTGCCCGGAGGCAAGATCGAGGCGGGCGAATCCACTCTGGAAGCACTGGCCCGCGAGCTGCAGGAAGAGCTTGGCATCCAGATTACCGATGCCTCGCCCTGGGTGACCTATACCCACGAATATCCCAAGAATATCGTGCAGCTGGCGTTTTGCCGGGTCTATGGCTGGGCGGGCACGCCCGCCGGCCTGGAGAACCAGGAACTGGCCTGGGTCGACCCGCAGGCCGAGCTGCCGGTCGGCCCCTTGCTGCCGGCCACCGAGCCGCCCCTGCGCTGGCTTCGACTGCCGGAGCAATACCTGATCACCTCTATCGGCAGCCAGGACAGGCTTGAGCCTTATCTGGAAAAGCTGGCGCTGGCCCTGCAAAAAGGCGTCAGGCTGGTGCAGTTCCGCGAATCCGCCTGGATGGCCGTATCGAAGCCCGACGCCTATGCCGCATTCAAGCGGATCGTGCAAATATGCCATGATGCCGGCGCCCGCTGCCTGGTCAACAGCGGCCACCCCGAAAGCTGGTGGGCGCTGGCCGACGGCGTGCATTTCCGGGCGGCGGATGCCCGCGCCCTGCTTGACCGCGTGCCGCCTTTGACGGGCGGCGGTGAAAACCATGCATCGCGGAACGCCGGCGAACACACCGCTCCGGCGACGAACGAAATCCGGGCCAAGGTCCCCGGCCTGATCGGGGTGTCGGCGCACGATGCCACCGATCTGGCGGCGGCGAGCGCGCTGGGCGCCGACTTCGCCTTACTGGGTCATGTGCTGGACACGCCCTCGCATCCCGGCCAGCCGGGCATGGGGTGGGATAGGTTTTCCTTGCTGGCCGCCCAGGCCGGCTTGCCGGTCTTCGCCATCGGCGGGCAATCGCCCGCCACGCAGGCCGAAGCCAGGCGGCATGGCGCGCACGGCATCGCGGGCATGCGCCAACTGATCGATCAGGATTGAAGCGGGCCGGCCGCCCTCCCCACAGGAAACCGCGCAGGCCGCGGCCGCCTGGACATCAGGGTTCCGGCAAAGCGGCGGCATCCCAGCCGCCGCCCAGGGCCGCAATCAATTGCACGCTGGCCACCAGCCGATCGGACGCCAGCGACAGGGCGGCCCGCTCCGTGCTCAGCGCGGTGGTTTCCACCTGCACCACGCTCAGGTAATCGATCAGTCCCGCTTCGTACTGGTTCTGCGTCAGGCGCAGGGATTCCCTGGCGGACGCCAGGGCACGGCCCTGCGTTGCCTGCTCCTGGCCCAATACGCGCAATTGCACCAGATAGTCTTCCACCTCGCGCAGGGCGGTCAGCACGGTCTGGCGGTAGGAAGCGGCTTGCGCGTCGTAGCCTGCGCGCGCTTCCTTCACCTGCGCCTCGCGCGCGCCGCCATCGAAGATGGTCAGCGCCAGCGCCGGGCCCAGCGACCAGAAGCTGGCGGGCGCGGTCAGCCACTGCGCCCATTGGCCGCTGCGATAGCCGGCTTGCGCGCTGAGCGTCAGATCCGGGAACCAGGCCGCCTGCGCCACGCCGATGCGCGCATTGGCTTCGGCCGTGCGCCGCTCCGCCGCCGCGATGTCGGGCCGCCTTTGCAGCAATTGAGACGGCAGGCCAACAGGAATAGCGGGTACCAATGCCAGCGCCGTCACGGCTTCGAGCGTGAATGCGGATGGGGCTCTTCCAAGCAGCACGGCGATGGCATGCTCCAGCTGCGCCCTTTGCCAATCCAGGGCCAGCAGCTGCGTGCGGCCGTTCTCCAGTTGCGTACGCGATACTTCGACATCCGCCTGCGCCGCCACTCCCGCGTCATAGCGGTTCTGCGTCATGGCCAGCGATCGCTCGTAAGCCGCCACGGTCTGCTGCAACAAGCGCTTTTCGGCGTCCATGATCCGCAGCCTGAAGTAGGTTTGCGCCAGGGTGGACTGCATGCTCAAGCGGGTTGCCGCGACATCGGCCGCACTGGCCTGCAAACCCGCGCTGCTGGATTCCACTGCGCGGCGCACCTTGCCCCACAGGTCCGGTTCCCAACTTACATTTCCGCTTAGCGTGTACTGATTGCCGGTGCTGTCGCCGCTGCCGGAAAACGAACCGGTGCCGCCGTTGCTGCCGCTGCCCGAACGCGTGGCCGATGCCGATGCGCCCAGCGTCGGGAAAAAGCCTGAACGGCTGGACTGAAGCAGCGCCTGCGCCTGGCGGTACTGGGCTTCGGCCTGGACGATGTCCAGGTTGCCTTCCTGCAAAGATTCCATCAGGCCCGTCAGCACCGCATCGCCGTACATCTGCCACCAGTCTCCCCGCAGTACGGCATCACCCGGTTGCGCCGGCACCCAGCCCCGGTTGGCCGCACTGTCGGCGCCACCAGCCAATGCCTCCTTATAAGCCAGGCCAGTGTCGACGGACGGCCGCTGATAGTCCGGTCCCACGGCGCAGGCGCCCAAGGCCAGCGCCATCCCGGCGACGGCCAGACATCTCAGCGCGGGCCAGCTCATCCTGTTCAGTACAACGAGACTATCCATACGTTCCATATCCATAAAAAACGGACCATCCTGCCAGGACCCTATCATGCCGGTGCCGCCGCGGACGCGCCGCGCCTGCGTTTGGCCCAAAGACGGAAGCGGTCCAGGTACAGATACACCACCGGCGTCGTATACAAGGTGAGTATCTGACTGACTATCAGCCCCCCCACGATGGTCAGTCCCAGCGGACGGCGCATCTCCACGCCTGCGCCCGTGGCCAGCACCAGAGGCAGCGCGCCGAACAGGGCCGAAATGGTGGTCATCATGATGGGCCGGAAACGAACCAGGCAGGCCTGATAGATCGCTTCGCGCGACGACAGGCCGTCGCGCCTTTCCGCCAGCAGGGCAAAGTCGACCATCATGATGGCATTCTTCTTGACGATGCCTATCAGCAGGAATACGCCGATCAGGGCGATCAGGGAGAACTCCTCGCCCAGCATCAGCAAGGCCAACAAGGCGCCGATGCCCGCCGAGGGAAGGGTTGAAAGAATGGTGATGGGATGCACATAGCTTTCATACAAAATGCCAAGGACGATATACATGGTCAGCAAGGCCGCCAATATCAGCCAGGGCTGCTGCGCCATGGATTCCTGCAAGGCCTGCGCCGTGCCCTGGAACCCCGCCTGTATCTGCTGGGTGGGCAGGCCGGTACGCGCGACGGCATCCTCGATGGAACGCGTGGCCTGCTCCAGCGTTACGCCCGGCGCCAGGCTGAATGAAATCGATTCCGCCGCGAACAGGCCTTCGTGATTGACGCTCAGCGGCGCGCTGCCCACCTCGAAGCGCGTAAAGGCCGACAAGGGCACGCGATTGCCATCGGCCGTAACCACCTGCACCTGCTTCAACGATTCGGCATCCTGGGCATAGCGCTCGTCCACGCCCATGACGACATGGTACTGATTCAGCGGACCGTAAATGACCGAGACCTGACGCTGGCTGAAAGAGTTGTTCAAGGTGGAGGCGATCAGGGACATGTTGACCCCCAGCCGCGTGGCCGCATCGCGATCGATGACCAGCTCCACGCGCCGCCCCTTGTCCTCGACGTCGGTGTCCACATCGACCAGTTCGGGCAGGCCGGCCATGGCCCTCTGTACTTTCGGCAGCCATTCCTTGAGCAGCGCCAGCTCGCTGCCCATCAGCGAGTAATCGTAGGATGCGCCGCTGCTCTGGCGCCCCCCTACAAAGATGTCCTGCTGCGGCACCAGCGTAAGCCGCGCGCCCGGCACGCCCTGGAACTTGCCGCGCAGGCGGTTCACGATCTGGGTGGCGCTGGCATTGCGTTCGGCAAGCGGCTTGAGCTGTATCATCATGAAGCTGGAGTTGCTGCCGCCCCGCCCCCCGACAAAGCCCGTGACGCTTTCTATGGCGGGATCCTGCATCAGCGTTTTTCTGAACCCGTCCAGCTTGGGCCTCATGGCATGAAAAGACGTGCCCTGATCGACGCGGAAGAAACCCAGCAACTGCCCGGTATCCTGCTGCGGAAAAAATCCCTTGGGAACGACCGCGTACAAATAGAAATTGAGCCCTATGGTTGCCGCGAGTAACAGCATCATGAAGCGGCCATGCGCCAGCGCCCATCCCAGAGAGCGCTTGTAGCCGCGCCAGAAAAATGCCCCCACGCCGCGCCTTCGGCTTGCTGCCCCCCAAGGGGGCGCTTTTTGCCTTGGGGCGGCCCGGCGGCAAAAAAATGCCCCCACGCTGCGCCTTCGGCTTGCTGCCCCCCAAGGGGGCGCTTTTTGCCTTGGGGCGGCCCGGCGGCAAAAAAATGCCCCCATGGCCTTGAAGGCCCGTGTCAGCATGCCCGCCCGTCGCGGCCGGCGGCCCGGGCCTGCCTTTAGAATCCGCGCGCACATCATGGGCGTCAAGGTGACGGAAATCACCAGGGACACCAGTATGGACACCGACAGCGTAACGGCGAACTCCCGGAACAGGCGGCCCACCAGTCCGCCCATGAGCAGCATGGGAATGAACACGGCCACCAGGGACAGGCTCATGGCCAGGACGGTGAAGCCCACTTCGCGCACGCCACGGATCGCGGCGCGCAAAGGCGACATGCCTTTTTCGATATGGCGCATGATGTTCTCGAGCACCACGATGGCATCGTCGACCACGAAACCGGTGGCCACGATCAGGGCCATCAACGAGATCGTATTCAGGGTATAGCCGAACCACAACATCAGGCTGAAGGTGGTGATGAGCGATGCGGGCACGGCGATGGCGGGAATCAGGGCGGCGCGTATATTGCGCAGGAACAGCAACACCACCAGCACCACCAGGACAACCGCGATCATCAGCGTGATCTCGGCCTCGTGGAGCGACGCCCGTATGCTGGGCGTGCGGTCCTGGGCGACGGTCAGCGCAACATGCGCCGGCAGCATGGCCTCGAATGCCGGCAATTGCTCGCGTATGGCATCGACCGTTTCGATGATGTTGGCATCGGCCTGCCGCCGAATGATCAACAGCACGGCCGGACTGTCGTTGAAATAGCCGGCATTGAACAGGTCCTCGACCGAATCCTCGACCCGTGCGACGTCCTGCAGCCTGATCGGCGAGCCTTCGCGCCAGGCGACGATCAGCGGCTTGTATTGCTCCGCCCGTGTCAACTGGCCTCCCGAACTGAGCTGCCAGTTGTAGCGGTCGTTCTCCACCACGCCGTTGGGACGCATGGTGTTGGCGTTCGACAGGGCCGTACGCACCTCATCCAGTGCCACGCCGGCGCTGTTCAGCGTCTGCGGATTGAGGCTGACGCGTATGGCCGGCAGCGAACTTCCGCCGACCTCGACCTCGCCCACGCCCACCACCTGAGACAGTTTCTGCGCCAGCACGGTGGACGCCAGATCGTACAACTGCCCTTGGGTGGCCGTCTTCGACGTCAGGGCCAGCACCATGACGGGCGCCGAAGAGGGGTTCACCTTGTGATAGGTGGGATTGCTGCGCAGGCTGGACGGCAGCATGCTGCGCGCCGCATTGATGGCCGCCTGCACGTCCCGCGCGGCGCTGTTGATATCCCGATCCATGTCGAACATCATGAAGATGCGGGTCGAGCCTTCGGTGCTGCGCGAGCTCATTTCGCTAAGCCCCGCGATCGACCCCAGCGAC is a genomic window containing:
- a CDS encoding thiamine phosphate synthase gives rise to the protein MSENIPEAPAAPASADKPFIKVAAGLILRPDGQLLLAQRPSDKPWAGWWELPGGKIEAGESTLEALARELQEELGIQITDASPWVTYTHEYPKNIVQLAFCRVYGWAGTPAGLENQELAWVDPQAELPVGPLLPATEPPLRWLRLPEQYLITSIGSQDRLEPYLEKLALALQKGVRLVQFRESAWMAVSKPDAYAAFKRIVQICHDAGARCLVNSGHPESWWALADGVHFRAADARALLDRVPPLTGGGENHASRNAGEHTAPATNEIRAKVPGLIGVSAHDATDLAAASALGADFALLGHVLDTPSHPGQPGMGWDRFSLLAAQAGLPVFAIGGQSPATQAEARRHGAHGIAGMRQLIDQD
- a CDS encoding efflux RND transporter permease subunit — protein: MRLFSLFIMRPVATTLLCAALVLTGGLAFLFLPVAPLPQVDFPMISVSAKMAGASPETMASSVATPLEQSLGSIAGLSEMSSRSTEGSTRIFMMFDMDRDINSAARDVQAAINAARSMLPSSLRSNPTYHKVNPSSAPVMVLALTSKTATQGQLYDLASTVLAQKLSQVVGVGEVEVGGSSLPAIRVSLNPQTLNSAGVALDEVRTALSNANTMRPNGVVENDRYNWQLSSGGQLTRAEQYKPLIVAWREGSPIRLQDVARVEDSVEDLFNAGYFNDSPAVLLIIRRQADANIIETVDAIREQLPAFEAMLPAHVALTVAQDRTPSIRASLHEAEITLMIAVVLVVLVVLLFLRNIRAALIPAIAVPASLITTFSLMLWFGYTLNTISLMALIVATGFVVDDAIVVLENIMRHIEKGMSPLRAAIRGVREVGFTVLAMSLSLVAVFIPMLLMGGLVGRLFREFAVTLSVSILVSLVISVTLTPMMCARILKAGPGRRPRRAGMLTRAFKAMGAFFCRRAAPRQKAPPWGAASRRRSVGAFFCRRAAPRQKAPPWGAASRRRGVGAFFWRGYKRSLGWALAHGRFMMLLLAATIGLNFYLYAVVPKGFFPQQDTGQLLGFFRVDQGTSFHAMRPKLDGFRKTLMQDPAIESVTGFVGGRGGSNSSFMMIQLKPLAERNASATQIVNRLRGKFQGVPGARLTLVPQQDIFVGGRQSSGASYDYSLMGSELALLKEWLPKVQRAMAGLPELVDVDTDVEDKGRRVELVIDRDAATRLGVNMSLIASTLNNSFSQRQVSVIYGPLNQYHVVMGVDERYAQDAESLKQVQVVTADGNRVPLSAFTRFEVGSAPLSVNHEGLFAAESISFSLAPGVTLEQATRSIEDAVARTGLPTQQIQAGFQGTAQALQESMAQQPWLILAALLTMYIVLGILYESYVHPITILSTLPSAGIGALLALLMLGEEFSLIALIGVFLLIGIVKKNAIMMVDFALLAERRDGLSSREAIYQACLVRFRPIMMTTISALFGALPLVLATGAGVEMRRPLGLTIVGGLIVSQILTLYTTPVVYLYLDRFRLWAKRRRGASAAAPA
- a CDS encoding efflux transporter outer membrane subunit — translated: MDSLVVLNRMSWPALRCLAVAGMALALGACAVGPDYQRPSVDTGLAYKEALAGGADSAANRGWVPAQPGDAVLRGDWWQMYGDAVLTGLMESLQEGNLDIVQAEAQYRQAQALLQSSRSGFFPTLGASASATRSGSGSNGGTGSFSGSGDSTGNQYTLSGNVSWEPDLWGKVRRAVESSSAGLQASAADVAATRLSMQSTLAQTYFRLRIMDAEKRLLQQTVAAYERSLAMTQNRYDAGVAAQADVEVSRTQLENGRTQLLALDWQRAQLEHAIAVLLGRAPSAFTLEAVTALALVPAIPVGLPSQLLQRRPDIAAAERRTAEANARIGVAQAAWFPDLTLSAQAGYRSGQWAQWLTAPASFWSLGPALALTIFDGGAREAQVKEARAGYDAQAASYRQTVLTALREVEDYLVQLRVLGQEQATQGRALASARESLRLTQNQYEAGLIDYLSVVQVETTALSTERAALSLASDRLVASVQLIAALGGGWDAAALPEP
- a CDS encoding ATP-binding protein, with translation MTANDLSTLIGRAERVLAQLEAWLPPAPPDIDWTAHAFRWRKRGARGWLDAVQNVSSIDMRDLQHIERQKSIIDRNTQHFLHKKPANNVLMTGARGTGKSSLVKAMLAAYGDQGLRLIEVDKADMGDLGDIVDLVSGRPERFIIFCDDLSFEEGEPGYKALKSVLDGSVSASGDNVLIYATSNRRHLMPEYMSENLSAKHQSDGEIHPGETVEEKISLSERFGLWLSFYPFKQDDYLDIVNYWLAEHGCSQADIEASRTEALQWALERGSRSGRVARQFARDWAARHV